A region of Neovison vison isolate M4711 chromosome 7, ASM_NN_V1, whole genome shotgun sequence DNA encodes the following proteins:
- the CTU2 gene encoding cytoplasmic tRNA 2-thiolation protein 2: MCQVGEDYGDAAPEGPPPPRPGREPKCVKCKEGPPVVVIRAGDAFCRDCFRAFYVHKFRAVLGKNRLIFPGEKVLLAWSGGPSSSSMVWQVLEGLSQDSAKRLRFVPGVVYVDEGAACGRSREDRAKTLTDVRQILQTLGFPWHIVTLEEVFALPPSVLRCSAQDPVGTVGTYKVAVDSFLQQQRTLAAEGLRGSPSSAQGEEQPSQPCTQDSQDPVGPPPAAQTEALSQLFNSVKTLTAKEELLQTLRTHLILHVARTHGYSKVMTGDSCTRLAIKLMTCLALGRGAFLAWDTGFSDERHGDVVVVRPMREHTLKEVAFYNRLFAVPSVFTPAVDTKASEKASIHRLMEGFLLRLQAQFPSTVSTVYRTSEKLVKAPRDGCAAGPRCLLCMCSLDVDSADSATAFGAQTQDFSQTPPPTPRAKAGAPAGPCCAAGLGGAPNCWQGTRPCGREGSRARVLEHLCYACRVTMKDVPCLDPLPPYILVEAQLRSQRPSAEIQEHLVENSDDEAPASGSGARGPPEQEGKEARAARDCINKNFFN, translated from the exons ATGTGCCAGGTTGGCGAGGACTACGGGGACGCAGCGCCCGAGGGGCCGCCGCCTCCGCGGCCTGG CCGTGAGCCGAAGTGTGTGAAGTGCAAGGAAGGCCCGCCGGTGGTGGTGATCCGAGCGGGAGACGCCTTCTGCAG GGACTGTTTTAGGGCCTTCTACGTCCACAAGTTTAGAGCCGTGCTTGGGAAGAATCGGTTGATCTTTCCGGGTGAGAAG GTGCTCCTGGCGTGGTCGGGGGGGCCTTCATCCAGCTCCATGGTCTGGCAGGTCCTTGAG GGCCTGAGTCAAGATTCTGCCAAAAGACTGCGTTTTGTGCCAGGGGTCGTGTATGTGGATG AGGGGGCAGCTTGTGGCCGGAGCCGGGAGGACAGAGCAAAAACCCTGACCGACGTGAGGCAGATCCTGCAAACCCTCGGCTTCCCGTGGCACATTGTCACCTTGGAAGAG GTGTTTGCTCTGCCGCCGTCTGTGCTGCGCTGCTCTGCCCAGGACCCAGTGGGGACCGTGGGGACCTACAAGGTGGCTGTGGACAGTTTTCTGCAGCAGCAACGTACGCTGGCGGCTGAGGGGCTCAGGGGTAGCCCCAGCTCAGCCCAGGGGGAGGAACAGCCGAGCCAGCCCTGCACCCAGGACTCCCAGGACCCGGTTGGGCCACCGCCAGCGGCCCAGACTGAGGCTCTGTCCCAGCTATTTAACTCTGTGAAGACATTGACGGCCAAAGAGGAGCTTCTGCAGACCCTGCG GACCCACCTGATCCTGCACGTGGCCCGGACCCATGGCTACTCCAAGGTGATGACAGGGGACAGCTGCACGCGCTTGGCTATCAAGCTCATGACCTGCCTGGCGCTGGGGAGAGGGGCCTTTCTCGCCTGGGACACG GGCTTCTCGGACGAGCGGCACGGCGACGTGGTGGTGGTACGGCCCATGCGAGAGCACACGCTGAAGGAGGTCGCCTTCTACAACCGCCTGTTTGCCGTGCCCTCCGTCTTCACGCCAGCCGTCGACACCAAG GCTTCCGAAAAGGCCAGCATCCACCGGCTGATGGAGGGCTTCCTGCTCCGGCTGCAGGCCCAGTTCCCCTCTACGGTCAGCACCGTGTACAG GACCAGTGAGAAGCTGGTCAAGGCCCCGAGGGATGGCTGTGCCGCTGGCCCCCGCTGCCTGCTCTGTATGTGCTCGCTGGACGTCGACAGTGCTG ATAGTGCCACAGCTTTTGGGGCTCAGACCCAGGATTTCTCGCAgacgccgccccccaccccgcgagCTAAGGCTGGGGCACCTGCAGGGCCCTGCTGTGCTGCAGGCCTGGGCGGGGCCCCGAACTGTTGGCAGGGGACCAGGCCCTGCGGGAG GGAGGGCTCCCGAGCCCGTGTCCTCGAGCACCTGTGCTACGCCTGCCGCGTGACCATGAAGGACGTG CCGTGTTTGGACCCCCTGCCCCCTTACATCTTGGTTGAGGCCCAGCTTCGAAGCCAGAG GCCCTCGGCGGAGATCCAGGAGCATCTGGTGGAGAACAGTGACGATGAGGCACCCGCCAGCGGGAGTGGAGCCCGGGGCCCCCCGGAGCAGGAGGGCAAGGAGGCGCGGGCAGCACGTGAttgtataaataaaaacttctttaatTAG
- the RNF166 gene encoding E3 ubiquitin-protein ligase RNF166 isoform X2, whose amino-acid sequence MAMFRSLVASAQQRQPPGGPAGGDSGLEAQYSCPICLEVYHRPVAIGSCGHTFCGECLQPCLQVPSPLCPLCRLPFDPKKVDKAVHVEKQLSSYKAPCRGCSKKVTLAKMRVHVSSCMKVQEQMANCPKFVPVVPTSQPIPSAVPNRSTFTCPYCGARNLDQQELLKHCVDNHRSDPNRVVCPICSAMPWGDPSYKSANFLQHLLHRHKFSYDTFVDYSIDEEAAFQAALALSLSEN is encoded by the exons ATGGCGATGTTCCGCAGCCTGGTGGCTTCGGCTCAGCAGCGACAGCCGCCGGGCGGGCCGGCGGGCGGCGACAGCGGCTTGGAGGCGCAGTACAGCTGCCCGATCTGCCTGGAGGTGTACCACCGGCCTGTGGCCATCGGCAGCTGCGGCCACAC GTTCTGCGGGGAGTGCCTCCAGCCCTGCCTCCAGGTGCCGTCCCCCCTCTGCCCGCTGTGCCGCCTGCCCTTTGACCCCAAGAAGGTGGACAAGGCTGTGCATGTGGAGAAGCAGCTCTCGTCCTACAAGGCACCTTGCAGAGGCTGCAGCAAGAAG GTGACGCTGGCCAAGATGAGGGTGCACGTCTCCTCCTGCATGAAGGTCCAGGAGCAAATGGCCAACTGCCCCAAGTTCGTCCCCGTGGTGCCCACATCCCAGCCCATCCCCAG CGCCGTCCCCAACAGGTCCACCTTCACTTGCCCCTACTGCGGCGCCCGCAACCTGGACCAGCAGGAGCTGCTCAAGCACTGTGTGGACAACCACCGCAGCGACCCCAACCGCGTG GTGTGCCCCATCTGCTCGGCGATGCCCTGGGGGGACCCCAGCTACAAGAGCGCCAACTTCCTGCAGCACCTGCTGCACAGACACAAGTTCTCCTACGACACCTTCGTG gattACAGCATCGACGAGGAAGCCGCCTTCCAGGCTGCCCTGGCCCTGTCTCTGTCCGAGAACTGA
- the RNF166 gene encoding E3 ubiquitin-protein ligase RNF166 isoform X1, translated as MAMFRSLVASAQQRQPPGGPAGGDSGLEAQYSCPICLEVYHRPVAIGSCGHTFCGECLQPCLQVPSPLCPLCRLPFDPKKVDKAVHVEKQLSSYKAPCRGCSKKDCPAPLQPPGTPAKVRPSPAAGDQMYLPTGDAGQDEGARLLLHEGPGANGQLPQVRPRGAHIPAHPQRRPQQVHLHLPLLRRPQPGPAGAAQALCGQPPQRPQPRGVPHLLGDALGGPQLQERQLPAAPAAQTQVLLRHLRGLQHRRGSRLPGCPGPVSVRELKAQPSPWT; from the exons ATGGCGATGTTCCGCAGCCTGGTGGCTTCGGCTCAGCAGCGACAGCCGCCGGGCGGGCCGGCGGGCGGCGACAGCGGCTTGGAGGCGCAGTACAGCTGCCCGATCTGCCTGGAGGTGTACCACCGGCCTGTGGCCATCGGCAGCTGCGGCCACAC GTTCTGCGGGGAGTGCCTCCAGCCCTGCCTCCAGGTGCCGTCCCCCCTCTGCCCGCTGTGCCGCCTGCCCTTTGACCCCAAGAAGGTGGACAAGGCTGTGCATGTGGAGAAGCAGCTCTCGTCCTACAAGGCACCTTGCAGAGGCTGCAGCAAGAAG GACTGCCCAGCCCCTCTGCAGCCCCCCGGGACCCCAGCTAAGGTCCGCCCCAGTCCCGCAGCCGGTGACCAGATGTACCTGCCGACAG GTGACGCTGGCCAAGATGAGGGTGCACGTCTCCTCCTGCATGAAGGTCCAGGAGCAAATGGCCAACTGCCCCAAGTTCGTCCCCGTGGTGCCCACATCCCAGCCCATCCCCAG CGCCGTCCCCAACAGGTCCACCTTCACTTGCCCCTACTGCGGCGCCCGCAACCTGGACCAGCAGGAGCTGCTCAAGCACTGTGTGGACAACCACCGCAGCGACCCCAACCGCGTG GTGTGCCCCATCTGCTCGGCGATGCCCTGGGGGGACCCCAGCTACAAGAGCGCCAACTTCCTGCAGCACCTGCTGCACAGACACAAGTTCTCCTACGACACCTTCGTG gattACAGCATCGACGAGGAAGCCGCCTTCCAGGCTGCCCTGGCCCTGTCTCTGTCCGAGAACTGAAGGCACAGCCCAGCCCCTGGACCTGA
- the RNF166 gene encoding E3 ubiquitin-protein ligase RNF166 isoform X3 has protein sequence MWRSSSRPTRHLAEAAARRTAQPLCSPPGPQLRSAPVPQPVTRCTCRQVTLAKMRVHVSSCMKVQEQMANCPKFVPVVPTSQPIPSAVPNRSTFTCPYCGARNLDQQELLKHCVDNHRSDPNRVVCPICSAMPWGDPSYKSANFLQHLLHRHKFSYDTFVDYSIDEEAAFQAALALSLSEN, from the exons ATGTGGAGAAGCAGCTCTCGTCCTACAAGGCACCTTGCAGAGGCTGCAGCAAGAAG GACTGCCCAGCCCCTCTGCAGCCCCCCGGGACCCCAGCTAAGGTCCGCCCCAGTCCCGCAGCCGGTGACCAGATGTACCTGCCGACAG GTGACGCTGGCCAAGATGAGGGTGCACGTCTCCTCCTGCATGAAGGTCCAGGAGCAAATGGCCAACTGCCCCAAGTTCGTCCCCGTGGTGCCCACATCCCAGCCCATCCCCAG CGCCGTCCCCAACAGGTCCACCTTCACTTGCCCCTACTGCGGCGCCCGCAACCTGGACCAGCAGGAGCTGCTCAAGCACTGTGTGGACAACCACCGCAGCGACCCCAACCGCGTG GTGTGCCCCATCTGCTCGGCGATGCCCTGGGGGGACCCCAGCTACAAGAGCGCCAACTTCCTGCAGCACCTGCTGCACAGACACAAGTTCTCCTACGACACCTTCGTG gattACAGCATCGACGAGGAAGCCGCCTTCCAGGCTGCCCTGGCCCTGTCTCTGTCCGAGAACTGA
- the SNAI3 gene encoding zinc finger protein SNAI3: MPRSFLVRAHSSHRVPNYRQLETQREVNGARSACRGLVVPVLLPEKSASPTPADPPRPWERTSVIARISLPLPCHEEAQGAPGPDPLQVGPVHLWASRAPSVPLKDSLNQLNLPPLLVLPTRWPPIPGPAGGPAADGPLGAARAPGGFQCVHCGKPYHTPAGLARHREPHCQLQAQRCFSCKHCDKEYSSLGALKMHLRTHTLPCPCAICGKAFSRPWLLQGHMRTHTGEKPYSCPHCSRAFADRSNLRAHLQTHSDTKKYQCATCAKTFSRMSLLARHQESGCCPGP, translated from the exons ATGCCGCGCTCCTTCCTGGTGAGAGCGCACTCCAGCCACAGGGTTCCCAACTACAGGCAGCTGGAGACGCAGAGAG AAGTCAATGGTGCCCGTTCTGCCTGCAGGGGCCTGGTGGTGCCCGTGCTCCTCCCAGAGAAGTCGGCCTCTCCCACACCTGCTGACCCTCCCCGGCCCTGGGAGCGCACCTCCGTCATCGCCCGcatctccctgccccttccctgccacGAGGAAGCGCAGGGGGCCCCCGGGCCAGACCCCCTGCAGGTTGGCCCGGTGCACCTTTGGGCCAGCCGGGCCCCCAGCGTACCCCTCAAAGATAGCCTGAACCAGCTTAACCTGCCCCCGCTGCTGGTGCTGCCCACACGGTGGCCCCCGATCCCGGGCCCCGCTGGGGGCCCCGCCGCAGATGGCCCGCTGGGTGCGGCACGGGCCCCCGGCGGCTTCCAGTGCGTGCACTGCGGCAAGCCCTACCACACGCCGGCCGGGCTGGCCAGGCACCGGGAGCCGCACTGCCAGCTGCAGGCACAGCGCTGCTTCTCCTGCAAACACTGTGACAAGGAGTACAGCAGCTTGGGCGCCCTCAAGATGCACCTGCGCACGCACACGCTGCCCTGCCCCTGCGCCATCTGCGGCAAGGCCTTCTCCCGGCCCTGGCTGCTCCAGGGCCACATGCGCACCCACACAG gtgAGAAGCCCTACAGCTGTCCTCACTGTAGCAGGGCCTTCGCCGACCGCTCCAATCTCCGGGCCCACCTGCAGACGCACTCCGACACCAAGAAGTACCAGTGCGCGACCTGTGCCAAGACCTTCTCCCGCATGTCGCTCCTGGCGCGTCACCAGGAGTCCGGCTGCTGCCCCGGCCCCTGA